Within the Halorhabdus rudnickae genome, the region TCACTCCAACCGGGAATGTATGCGTGCGCTGGGCGACACAATCGGGACACTCGTCGATGCGTACGGTGAGGAGGTCGCTAGCATCGAACGCGATCGGTTCGAGTGATCGTCACCACTTGATCCAGTTGTACGTGATTGATATCTGACAATATTACCGACTGAATGAATCAGTTTCGAGTGCCTGTTTGATGTTTTGCAGTCCGTCACGTTGATGCTCCCGAAGACTATCCATCATCGAACCCAGAATGGTAGTGAAAAACCATTCGACGACCGGGCTAACAGCAGGAATCGACCGCCCGAGTTCGAGACGTTCGGTCAACACGATACCCGTCTCAGTCGGTTCGATCAAAAATCGAAGTCGACCGCCAAGGATTGACCGCGGAAACGCCACCTCGTACACCAGCTGACGGTTCGGAACGACCGTCTTCACCCGATATTTGCCACCGATGAGCCGGTCACCGAACCACTCGTACTGGCAGAACACTGAGTCCTCGGTGACGGGATCGCCGGTTAGCGATTCGAAATGGATGTGATCGTCGGACATGAGCAGGTAATTGTCGTCCAAGTTCGCGGCGAAGGCAAACATGTCCGTCGGCGACGCACTGATCTCGATCGAGTCTTCGAGGACGATCACGACTGGTCTCTCCGGGTCAAACCGACGGCGACACTCCGGATCAAGACATCCCGAGCGGCCTCGTAGTTCTCGCCGATCTCTTCGCGATGGAGTGCCAGGAACGCGATCGATCGAATCGCGTCCGCAATAGCTTCCGGATTCTGCCCCGAGAGTAATCCTTGCTCTTGGCACTGGTCGATATACGGGAGCAACCGCTCAACGCTGCTCGTTCGGCGATCCTCAATCGCCTCCGGTGGGAGTTTTCGGTGGAGCAGGGCGTATTCGTCTTGGGCGAGCAGCGAGCGGGCGAGTTCGTTCGTCTCGATCGCTTCGAACATGCCCCGAAGAAACGCTTCGATAGCGCGTTCCGGATCCTCGTGAGCACCAAGCGTGTCCTCGACAAGTGGGTCGAATACCCGCTCGCCCTCGCGTTCGATGACGGCTAGATAGAGTTCCGCCTTGGAGTCGAAGAATTGATAGAATGTCCCCTGGGCGATGCCCACGTCGTCGGTGAGTTCCCCGATCGTCGTCTTCTGGAGTCCGTACCGGGTGAAGCGGTCTCGGCCAGCTTCGATCAACCCCTCACGAATCCGATCGCGGTCATCCTCGGTAAACGGACTCATGATACCCCCAGTAGCCAGCTGGTGGTGGACGTTCGCAGGGTGAGCATGTTCAGGGCGATCGTTCGATGCCCGGCGTCGAACGCCTGCGTCTGGAATCCCCACTTCTTCGATAGTCGTCGAACAGGACCCGACGGTGCAATCTCGTCGTACCGCCCATACAGTGCCAGAACGTCGTCCGGGTCGGTGGCGAGATCATCGAATTCGATCGGTGTGATGACCTCGAACGCCTGTCTGAGACGGTTCTCGGTAAATCCATGCTCGATGGCCGCGTCGTGAACGAGAGATTTCATCGGAGATTCACACATTGTTTCGAATAAGTCGACACCGGGAATCGTTAGAACGGCTCTATCAACGTCGGCGAGCGCAAGCGTCTGAGCAGCGATGTTGCCACCAAGGCTGATCCCACTCAATCCAATGTGCTCATATCCCTGCTCGCGGAGCGCGCCGATCAACGCCCGCGTGTCAGCTGCCGCCTGGAGGACACCCTCGATCATCCGTGGGATGTCTCCCGAAAGCAGGTACTGGCCCGAATAGTCGGATTCCGGGGGAGCGCGTTCCATGTGATACGGATGGGCCATCACGAACACGTCTGCGCCGGCATCCAGGAGCGGTCCGGCCAGGACTCGTTCGGCCCAGAATCCACTCGCCAAGGCACCATGGAGCATCACGACTGCCATCTTCGAATCGCCAGCAGCCGGTCGCGTCCATCGTTGACCGCTGACTTCTGCATTGCACTGAGTGGTCGTCATCGGCGACGGGAACCGGAACGGCGTCCGTCTCGTCCGGAAACGTCCGCTTGACTCCCCGAAGGACAACGTTGCTGGTTCGACTGTCTCGGGATGGATTTCCCGCGGGGATTGGTCCTTGAACTGTCTGAGATCCTCGTCAGTCGAGTTGATCGGAGCCCCTGGAAAATATCGAGCGATAAGTCCGCCCTGAGCACGGTCGACGGATCGGTGGATTGTTCCCGCCATCAACACGTTTTTGAACCTATGAATAAAAGCATTTTTCGTTCATAGAGTCTCCTCAGTTCGGGAGAATAACTCCAGCAACCGCCCAGACGAATTCAGATGTGAAACCGATCTAAGAACACAGACACCGACGGGACCAGGGGGAGGACTGAACCGAAACCTACACCCGCCGAGGTGACCGATATAGCGGTAGCAATGGCCGATGCACCAAAAGAGGGCCTCCGGAGCGCGGAGGTCACCGAGGGGGCCGACCGCGCGCCCCACCGGTCGCTGTTTCGTGCCGCGGGACTGAGCGACGAGGAGATCCACAACCCGCACATCGGGATCGCCAACTCCTGGAACGAGATCGTCCCCGGCCACGTCCACCTTGATGAACTTGCCGAACACGTCAAAGAGGGGGTCCGCGATGCCGGCGGCACCCCACTGGAGTTCAACACCATCGCCGTCGACGACGGCATCGCGATGGGCCACGAGGGCATGCGCTCCTCGCTGCCCTCTCGAGAGGTCATCGCCGACTCCGTCGAACTCATGGCCAACGCCCACCAGTTCGACGGGATCGTCGCGCTTGCCTCGTGTGATAAGATCGTCCCCGGAATGCTCATGGCGATCGCTCGGCTGGACATCCCGGCGATCGTCGTCACCGGCGGGCACATGGCCGCCGGGGAGTTCGAGGACGAACCCGCCGACCTCGTGACGGTCTTCGAGGGCGTCAGCCAGTACGAAGAAGGGGAGATGTCCGACGAGGAACTCTACCAACTCGAATGCTCGGCCTGTCCGGGCGAGGGCTCGTGTGCCGGGATGTTCACCGCGAACACGATGGCCTGCGTCACGGAAACGCTCGGGCTCTCCTGGACGGAGTGTGCGACCCACGGCGCGACCGACGACCGGAAGTTCGAGATCGCCCGCGAAAGCGGCCGACAGATCCTCGATCTCGTCCAGAAGGACGTTCGACCCTCCGATTTTCTGACTCGGGAGGCCTTCGAGAACGCTGTCGCCGTCGACCTGGCTTTGGGGGGCTCGACCAACACCATGCTGCACATCCCCGCCATCGCTCAGGAAGCCGGCCTCGACATCACGCTCACCGACTTCGAGGAGATCGCCGAGCGGACGCCCCATCTCGCGCACATGAGTCCCGCCGGCCCCTGGCGGATGGAACACCTCCGGGACGACGGCGGTCTCCCTGCTCTCTATCAGCGCATCGACGATCTCTTGCATCTCGACCGTCCCACTGTCGA harbors:
- a CDS encoding SRPBCC family protein; this encodes MIVLEDSIEISASPTDMFAFAANLDDNYLLMSDDHIHFESLTGDPVTEDSVFCQYEWFGDRLIGGKYRVKTVVPNRQLVYEVAFPRSILGGRLRFLIEPTETGIVLTERLELGRSIPAVSPVVEWFFTTILGSMMDSLREHQRDGLQNIKQALETDSFSR
- a CDS encoding TetR/AcrR family transcriptional regulator, translating into MSPFTEDDRDRIREGLIEAGRDRFTRYGLQKTTIGELTDDVGIAQGTFYQFFDSKAELYLAVIEREGERVFDPLVEDTLGAHEDPERAIEAFLRGMFEAIETNELARSLLAQDEYALLHRKLPPEAIEDRRTSSVERLLPYIDQCQEQGLLSGQNPEAIADAIRSIAFLALHREEIGENYEAARDVLIRSVAVGLTRRDQS
- a CDS encoding alpha/beta hydrolase; translated protein: MAGTIHRSVDRAQGGLIARYFPGAPINSTDEDLRQFKDQSPREIHPETVEPATLSFGESSGRFRTRRTPFRFPSPMTTTQCNAEVSGQRWTRPAAGDSKMAVVMLHGALASGFWAERVLAGPLLDAGADVFVMAHPYHMERAPPESDYSGQYLLSGDIPRMIEGVLQAAADTRALIGALREQGYEHIGLSGISLGGNIAAQTLALADVDRAVLTIPGVDLFETMCESPMKSLVHDAAIEHGFTENRLRQAFEVITPIEFDDLATDPDDVLALYGRYDEIAPSGPVRRLSKKWGFQTQAFDAGHRTIALNMLTLRTSTTSWLLGVS
- the ilvD gene encoding dihydroxy-acid dehydratase translates to MADAPKEGLRSAEVTEGADRAPHRSLFRAAGLSDEEIHNPHIGIANSWNEIVPGHVHLDELAEHVKEGVRDAGGTPLEFNTIAVDDGIAMGHEGMRSSLPSREVIADSVELMANAHQFDGIVALASCDKIVPGMLMAIARLDIPAIVVTGGHMAAGEFEDEPADLVTVFEGVSQYEEGEMSDEELYQLECSACPGEGSCAGMFTANTMACVTETLGLSWTECATHGATDDRKFEIARESGRQILDLVQKDVRPSDFLTREAFENAVAVDLALGGSTNTMLHIPAIAQEAGLDITLTDFEEIAERTPHLAHMSPAGPWRMEHLRDDGGLPALYQRIDDLLHLDRPTVDEKTIGERMEAGDEPSEVIQPRDDPVHEEGGLSVLRGNLAPEGAVVKSGAMDEDMHQFEGRARVFESQQAMLEAYDDGAIEPGDFVVIRYEGPKGGPGMPEMLEPTSKISGSPRLSGEVALLTDGRFSGGTRGAAIGHASPEAAAGGPIALVEEGDTIRIDVDEGVLSLDVSDDELRERAAEWEPPELDATGNLERFAALATSAATGGVQEVPDLPTPSIQVPDAGADPTSADD